One stretch of Streptococcus australis DNA includes these proteins:
- a CDS encoding ABC transporter ATP-binding protein produces MAMIEVEHLQKNFVKTVKEPGLKGALRSFIHPEKQTFEAVKDLTFEVPKGQILGFIGANGAGKSTTIKMLTGILKPTSGFCRINGKIPQDNRQDYVKDIGVVFGQRTQLWWDLALQETYTVLKEIYDVPDSLFHKRMDFLNEVLDLKEFIKDPVRTLSLGQRMRADIAASLLHNPKVLFLDEPTIGLDVSVKDNIRRAITQINQEEETTILLTTHDLSDIEQLCDRIFMIDKGQEIFDGTVSQLKETFGKMKTLSFELVPGQSHLVSHFEGLPDMTIDRQGNSLNIEFDSSRYQSAEIIKQTLSDFEIRDLKMLDTDIEDIIRRFYRKEL; encoded by the coding sequence ATGGCAATGATAGAAGTGGAACATCTTCAGAAAAATTTTGTGAAGACAGTGAAGGAACCAGGTTTGAAGGGGGCTTTGCGCTCCTTTATTCATCCTGAAAAGCAGACATTTGAGGCGGTCAAGGATTTGACTTTTGAAGTTCCAAAGGGGCAGATTTTAGGATTTATCGGGGCAAATGGTGCTGGGAAGTCAACAACCATTAAAATGCTGACAGGAATTTTGAAACCGACGTCTGGTTTTTGTCGGATTAACGGCAAGATTCCGCAAGACAATCGCCAAGATTATGTCAAGGATATTGGAGTGGTCTTTGGGCAACGCACCCAGCTATGGTGGGATTTGGCTCTGCAAGAGACTTACACGGTTTTGAAAGAGATTTACGATGTGCCAGACTCGCTCTTTCATAAGCGCATGGATTTTTTGAATGAAGTCTTGGATTTGAAGGAATTTATCAAGGACCCCGTGCGGACTCTTTCGCTTGGTCAACGAATGCGGGCGGATATTGCCGCTTCCTTGCTTCACAATCCCAAGGTTCTCTTTTTAGATGAGCCGACCATTGGTTTGGACGTTTCGGTCAAGGATAACATTCGTCGGGCAATTACTCAGATCAATCAGGAGGAAGAAACAACCATTCTCTTGACCACTCACGATCTGAGTGATATTGAGCAACTCTGTGATCGGATTTTTATGATTGACAAGGGGCAAGAGATTTTTGATGGAACGGTGAGCCAGCTCAAGGAAACCTTTGGCAAGATGAAGACTCTCTCCTTTGAACTGGTACCAGGTCAAAGTCATTTAGTCTCTCACTTTGAAGGCTTGCCTGATATGACCATTGATAGACAAGGAAATAGTCTAAATATTGAATTCGATAGTTCCCGCTACCAGTCGGCTGAGATTATCAAGCAAACCCTGTCTGATTTTGAAATTCGCGATTTGAAGATGCTGGATACGGATATTGAGGATATTATCCGTCGCTTCTATCGAAAGGAGCTCTAA
- a CDS encoding ABC transporter permease: MVKLWRRYKPFINAGVQELITYRVNFILYRIGDVMGAFVAFYLWKAVFDSSQESLIQGFSMADITLYIIMSFVTNLLTRSDSSFMIGEEVKDGSIIMRLLRPVHFAASYLFTELGSKWLIFISVGLPFLSVIVLMKILSGQGVVEVLGLTILYLFSLILAYLINFFFNICFGFSAFVFKNLWGSNLLKTSIVAFMSGSLIPLAFFPKIVSDILSFLPFSSLIYTPVMIIVGKYDASQILQALLLQFFWLLVMLSLSQLIWKRVQSFITIQGG, from the coding sequence ATGGTCAAATTGTGGAGACGTTATAAACCCTTTATCAATGCAGGGGTTCAGGAGTTGATTACCTATCGAGTCAACTTTATTCTTTATCGGATTGGCGATGTCATGGGTGCTTTTGTGGCCTTTTATCTCTGGAAGGCGGTCTTTGATTCCTCGCAGGAGTCTTTGATTCAGGGCTTCAGTATGGCGGATATCACCCTCTACATCATCATGAGTTTTGTGACTAATCTTTTGACTAGGTCGGATAGCTCCTTTATGATTGGGGAGGAGGTCAAGGATGGTTCCATTATCATGCGCTTGTTGAGACCGGTGCATTTTGCAGCTTCTTACCTCTTTACGGAACTTGGATCCAAGTGGTTGATTTTTATCTCTGTTGGACTGCCATTTTTAAGTGTCATCGTATTGATGAAAATTTTATCTGGGCAAGGGGTTGTAGAAGTGCTAGGATTAACCATCCTTTATCTCTTTAGCTTAATCCTAGCCTACCTGATCAACTTTTTCTTTAATATCTGCTTTGGGTTTTCAGCTTTTGTTTTTAAAAATCTATGGGGTTCCAATCTACTCAAGACTTCTATAGTGGCCTTTATGTCTGGAAGTTTGATTCCCTTGGCTTTCTTTCCAAAGATCGTTTCAGATATTCTGTCCTTCTTGCCTTTTTCATCTTTGATTTATACTCCAGTCATGATTATTGTTGGAAAATACGATGCCAGTCAGATTCTTCAGGCGCTTTTGCTACAGTTCTTCTGGCTCTTGGTGATGCTTAGCTTGTCTCAGTTGATTTGGAAACGAGTCCAGTCTTTCATTACCATTCAAGGAGGTTAG
- a CDS encoding ABC transporter permease, with amino-acid sequence MKKYQRMHLIFIRQYIKQIMEYKVDFVVGVLGVFLTQGLNLLFLNVLFQHIPSLEGWTFQEIAFIYGFSLIPKGLDHLFFDNLWALGQRLVRKGEFDKYLTRPINPLFHILVETFQIDALGELLVGGLLLATTVSSIAWTLPKFLIFLVCIPFATLIYTSLKIATASIAFWTKQSGAMIYIFYMFNDFAKYPISIYNSLLRWLISFIVPFAFTAYYPASYFLQDKDGLFNIGGLIVISLVFFVISLKLWDRGLDAYESAGS; translated from the coding sequence ATGAAAAAATATCAACGCATGCATCTGATTTTTATCAGACAATACATCAAGCAAATCATGGAATACAAGGTGGATTTTGTAGTTGGTGTTTTAGGTGTCTTTCTGACTCAAGGTCTAAACCTCTTGTTTCTCAATGTACTCTTTCAACACATCCCATCGCTAGAAGGCTGGACCTTTCAAGAAATAGCCTTTATCTACGGTTTTTCCTTGATTCCCAAGGGATTGGACCATCTCTTTTTTGACAATCTTTGGGCTCTAGGTCAGCGCTTGGTGCGAAAGGGAGAATTTGACAAGTATCTGACTCGGCCTATCAATCCTCTCTTTCACATCCTGGTTGAGACTTTTCAGATTGATGCCTTGGGTGAACTCTTGGTCGGAGGCCTTCTGCTAGCGACCACGGTATCTAGCATTGCTTGGACTCTTCCAAAATTCCTGATTTTCCTAGTCTGTATTCCTTTTGCGACCCTGATCTATACTTCCCTGAAAATCGCGACAGCCAGTATCGCTTTTTGGACCAAGCAGTCAGGAGCCATGATTTACATTTTTTATATGTTTAATGACTTTGCTAAGTACCCGATTTCCATTTACAATTCGCTTCTTCGTTGGTTGATTAGTTTTATCGTGCCTTTCGCCTTTACAGCCTACTATCCTGCCAGCTATTTCTTGCAGGACAAGGATGGACTCTTTAACATTGGTGGGTTAATTGTGATTTCCCTTGTTTTCTTTGTCATTTCTTTGAAACTCTGGGATAGGGGCTTGGACGCCTACGAGAGTGCTGGATCGTAA